The sequence CTTTTTGGTTGAGAAGTTTGGTGGCGTATAATATGCAGTTCCAACTTCTACCTCGTAAAACTGCAGGGAGACCAAGCGTCCATCATAGGAGGGGTGGTGGACTACATCAAGGAGCTTCAGCAGGTGCTGCGTTCGCTGGAGGCTAAGAAGCACCGCAAGGCGTATGCGGAGCAGGTGCTGAGCCCGCGGCCTTCAGCAGGTGGCGTGTCGACGTCGGTATCGGCGGCCAGCCCGCGGCATCTCGCCGTCAAGTCCGTGGCGCCGCTCAGCCCTCGAATGGCGGTTCCCATAAGCCCCCGGACGCCGACCCCGGGCAGCCCTTACAAGGCAGCTGCATCCGGCGTGGCTGGATGCTGCAGGCTACCACTACTCCCGCCCTACATGCTGtcgtcgtcggcggcggcggctgcggcGTCCTACTCGCATGATCAGCAGCAGCACTACTCCACGCAGACGACGACGTACCTGCCGACCCTAGACAGCCTTGTGACCGAACTCGCCACGCAGCAGGCAGCTTGCaggccagcggcggcggcggccgggctCGCCCTCCCCGACGTGAAGGTGGAGTTTGCAGGGCCCAACCTCGTGCTCAAGACGGTGTCTCACCGCGCGCCGGGGCAGGCGCTCAAGATCATCGCCGCACTCGAGAGTCTCTCGCTGCAGATCCTTCACGTCAGCGTTAGCGCCGTGGACGACACCATGCTGCACTCCTTCACCATTAAGGTATGTAGCCTACATGCATTATATTATACATACACATGTAAATATAtgtttctctctctccctctctctatatacATGCAGTTATATTATACATACACATGTGGATTGGGTGGTATTGAGTAGGTTTAAATCCATACCAAGTCAAACTATATTCCAATACACTTTAATCCACATGAAATTGGAATAACCGAAAAAGACCTTAATCCGATCGTGCTCAACCCTCTGGCACACCAACGTTAATCTCCACTCACCCGTTCCTCTCTCGCGGCGACACCTCCCTTCCCGATAACTAACTCCCCCGTCATGCTGACTCACCGCAACAACCGCCTCCCATCCTCGACTCATCACCTTGAATTGCCGATCAAGAACGTTTGAAGACATTTTTGTGTTGCATCTAAGTCGTTCAAGCATTGTAGGATTGAATTTAAGTCATTCCTTACAATTTATAGTATTTAAAACATTATATGTTACATCTAACTCATTCATGTTGTTGCGGTGTTGAAACTAAGTCACTACTTCCAACTCACAGTATTTAAGACATTATATGTTGGCTCTAGATCACTTTTGATAATACAATATTGAATAGCATGTCAAGTATCACAGGGGTAGATCAGATCAATTTTGTCGAGTCTAGGACATGCTCGGTCCTCACTTGGGCATGCGTGGATAACTCGATTGGATGCATTTAGTTGGGTTCGTGTGATGGACCATTGGTTCATCACTATAGGTAACAAATAGCGTGCACACATATACATTTATATATTTACATCATTATATACTCTAATAATGTAAAATTTCATATTTTTAATTCATCCTATATTAAGAGATAAAAACAAAAAAATGTATCCAATATGAAGAATTTTATAAAAAATAATATAACACTTTATATCTTCTAACTTACGATGTATCAGAAATTGAAGATGAATAAATTGGTAGAGTATATAATAAAGTACATCGATCTATAATTTTTGTAAAGAGAGTTTTTATATAATTTTTATAGTTTGACTACAGTAAGCTTAAATCCACAATGTAAATATACACACAACAACTtgtgccccccccccccaccccaccGAATAAGATCTAATAGCAACAAATAAATTGGTAGATGCAACATACAGAATCATGTGGGTATTAACACAACGTATTAAAAGATGGACAGAAGGATGTTGCGTACGCACATCTGCTCACAAGAAACAAGAAGACTAATATGTGTGTATTTTTAAGGCACTCACACTGCTGAATCAAGGATGGGCCAGGCTGGAGAGCAGGCATTCAATTGGGAGCAGTACTAGTATGTATTAGGATGTCCTCATTTCATGTGAGCTCTCTGAGTCTTTGTGTAGCATACTATTCAAACTCTCCGGGAAATAACCATGAAAAAAAAATTTAAAACATCTGTCGTCCAACCATTATTGTTTCATACCAGCTTGGATATACGGCATATATGCATGGGACGTGCCATGCATCTGGGTTAATTACTCTCCCAAACAAAGTTTTAAATGGATCGCGGATCGAATCGATTGGTTTCTTCATAAATTAAGTGTCATAGTAGTGCGTGTATGTATAGTACGGTCTAGCTCGGTTCTACCTGGACATATCTAGTGCTGCACAGTTCGAATACATACAGCACGTACGGTTAGTGGTGTGCAATATGCACAAATTAAACAGTGAACAGTGTTAGGTACTACTGATTTGGAAATGTTATGTGTCCATCATGAGCAGTAGTGTGCGTGAGAGCCATGATTTTTGTCCTCAAACAGTTGACAGGTCTGTAGCTCAGATCCTTGCTGATGCAAACTATGCATGAGTACCAACAGGGCGGTCCTGACAAATCGGGGCCGGAACAAAATCTAAATAAGGGACCCTTATTTATAACATATTAATAATATGTAATATATGTTACTAATAAATACTCAAATATGTATAAAAATATCCATCTcaattaaaatatatatataatctaTATGGAtactttaaaattttcttctaATATGTCTCGATGTGAAGTCATTGATAATGACATCAATATCAATTTTACCCACTAAAAGCCTTCTCGATATATAAAGTAGCCAAACTATTTAGTCTTTCTTGCGACAATTTAAACCTTCAATatttcttcagcaacttcaacTTTAAAAAGCTCCTTTTGTTTGAAGCGATCTGCTAATGGATGACGCCACATATATATATTAGCAGCCGCTAGGTGACGGGAGATGAGAATAAATAGTTGTGTGCGCTGTGTGGGGTTAAGCACTCTGAACCTGTTATTTATCACAAAGATCATTTATGTGTTGGAACTAAATATCAACTATGCATAGTAATACGCTTTTGGCCTACCCTACGGAAGATAGGGTCCCACGAAatccgcgggggggggggggggggggggggggggggtggtggATCGAGGCCGCCCCCCTCCAGTAACGGCCCTGAGTAGCAATATATATCATGCTGCCATGCATATGTAGTTTCATGAATACATGCATATAGCCTCTAGATATGAGCTATATAAGCTTGTCATTCTTGCATCTAATCTTTAGAAATTAATTGAAAAAGTTCCTTGTTGTGTGCATGTATTATCGTGGTTTAATTTTATCGACGGCGACCTATATATGTGTCCATAGATTTTAAAGAAGAAAAAATGTCTGACAATGCTTGGCTTCCTTTCTTATTTTTCGTGTACAGATTGGGATCGAGTGCGAGCTTAGCGCGGAGGAGCTTGTGCAGGAAATTCAGCAAACGTTATTGTGATAACGTACGCGTGGGGGTTGCTTTACTGCTTGCATTGGCTACCTGCATGCATGCACAGACATAAAACTGCATGCCTACATCCATGGCTTTCCAGGCAGCTTCACCATTAACAGGAGATGGGCAGCTAGGGTGCAATAATCTGCGTGGCGCTGTCATGTATAAGCTGTAGGCTCTACTAGTTTATAGTTACAGATCAGGGCTATTTCGATCTGTCTTTTAGATGCCAGCACAGTATGCTAGAGATAGCTGTTATATGTCTTGTTTTCTACTGCAGAATAATGggtcaatttcgatcttcatcgaCCTGTACATACGTTCTTTCTCTTCTATATCTACGTACCCTCTTGTTCTCATGCTTTTGCACTTGCATGATACGTACATATACATGCATAGCACGAACCTAATGTGGCGTACGTACGTGTGCGGTTATTTATAAATAGTCCTGCTTTTAGTTCCAAATAATTAAGTATCTATATATTGTCTCCGTATTACGTCCATGGCTAGCTCCATGCATGGCAACTCTCTATGCGGTTACTTACTACACTAACCTATGGTTACTGCTACAGT is a genomic window of Zea mays cultivar B73 chromosome 5, Zm-B73-REFERENCE-NAM-5.0, whole genome shotgun sequence containing:
- the LOC100381548 gene encoding Transcription factor SPEECHLESS; translated protein: MGDGQCELVVDNHCQLRHRLDLSGAEDLFSVIGTWEERTDDGGAGDGGGGGSSAPAMRAYRQISCSAGAVAATRLTGKSRRRTGEEEEEKGSGGSAPGPAHKKHNKAGSAVTDDDEGAPKISHVAVERNRRKQMNEHLTVLRSLMPCFYVKRGDQASIIGGVVDYIKELQQVLRSLEAKKHRKAYAEQVLSPRPSAGGVSTSVSAASPRHLAVKSVAPLSPRMAVPISPRTPTPGSPYKAAASGVAGCCRLPLLPPYMLSSSAAAAAASYSHDQQQHYSTQTTTYLPTLDSLVTELATQQAACRPAAAAAGLALPDVKVEFAGPNLVLKTVSHRAPGQALKIIAALESLSLQILHVSVSAVDDTMLHSFTIKIGIECELSAEELVQEIQQTLL